A genomic window from Thunnus maccoyii chromosome 2, fThuMac1.1, whole genome shotgun sequence includes:
- the trmt1 gene encoding tRNA (guanine(26)-N(2))-dimethyltransferase: MLVRTVRLFPLIISHHLHHRCTPSARHLFRRSTGCAAAAAAACASRGLRSMEPLKAAQQDLEVPATNTSSTPTKSTAMGPNPTPTDTPAAQENSSPAGLLPGETVVNEGKAAILFPSANEVFYNPVQEFNRDLTCAVITEFARDLLAQRGVKVVVPGEKERVVVSLSEETNEADTQMEEKNGAEEPAVTATVGEKCERGLRVLEGLAASGLRSVRFALEVPGLQSVTANDFSTKAAALIARNAQYNKVSHLLQASCRDASMLMYEMRGKKERYDVIDLDPYGSPASFLDAAVQAVSEGGLLCITCTDMAVMAGNSGETCYSKYGSVSIKAKYCHEMALRIILHSLDQRAGVYQRYIQPLLSVSVDFYIRVFVRVFTGQAKVKNSASKQALIYNCVGCGSFHLQRMGRRTSNGKHMKYSAATGPPVGPECEHCGQRHQLGGPIWAEPIHDFSFVQKVLSAVSGNPSRFGTSKRIEGMLSMVTEELEDVPLYYTVDSLSSTIHCNTPPLLQFRSALLHAGHRVSLSHACKNAIKTDAPPAAIWDIMRCWEKANPVKREKLSETSPAFKILSTEPSQEACFTVREDANPQSRKRHLTRFQENPQAFWGPKARAKSGGGISGDLQDKRKKCQNKRKNQITDSSQLKNYPCKKFKQGTCTHGDKCCYSHDLNQTSEEKME, from the exons ATGCTAGTGCGGACAGTCCGGCTGTTCCCCCTCATCATCTCCCATCATCTACATCATCGCTGCACTCCTTCTGCCAGACATTTATTTCGGAGGAGTAcaggctgtgctgctgctgctgctgctgcttgtgcCAGCAGGGGACTGAGATCCATGGAGCCCCTGAAAGCTGCTCAGCAGGACCTGGAGGTTCCCGCCACTAACACTTCATCCACACCCACCAAATCTACAGCGATGGGTCCAAACCCGACCCCCACTGACACGCCGGCTGCACAGGAGAACTCGTCTCCTGCGGGACTGTTACCAGGGGAGACGGTGGTCAATGAGGGCAAGGCGGCCATCCTGTTTCCAAGTGCCAATGAGGTGTTTTATAACCCGGTCCAGGAGTTTAACAGAGATTTAAC ATGTGCTGTGATCACAGAGTTTGCCAGAGATCTGCTGGCTCAGCGGGGGGTGAAAGTGGTGGTGCCGGGAGAGAAAGAGCGAGTGGTGGTCTCTCTGTCGGAGGAGACGAACGAAGCGGACACacagatggaggagaaaaaCGGAGCAGAGGAGCCAGCTGTAACCGCAACAGTGGGGGAGAAATGTGAG CGAGGCCTTCGTGTGCTGGAGGGTCTGGCGGCTTCCGGTCTGCGATCGGTGCGTTTCGCTCTGGAGGTCCCGGGTCTGCAGAGCGTCACCGCCAACGACTTCTCCACCAAAGCGGCGGCTCTGATCGCCAGGAACGCCCAGTATAACAAAGTCAGCCACCTACTCCAGGCCAGCTGCAGAGACGCCAG CATGCTGATGTATGAAATGCGAGGGAAGAAGGAGCGCTACGATGTCATCGATCTGGATCCCTACGGTAGCCCTGCCTCCTTTTTGGATGCCGCCGTGCAGGCCGTCAGCGAGGGAG gtctgtTGTGCATAACATGCACAGACATGGCAGTGATGGCAGGAAACAGTGGAGAGACCTGCTACAGCAAATATGGTTCAGTCTCCATCAAAGCCAAATACTGTCATGAGATG GCTCTTCGTATCATCCTCCACAGTTTAGACCAGAGGGCGGGGGTGTACCAGCGATACATCCAGCCCCTGCTGTCCGTCAGCGTCGACTTCTACATTCGAGTCTTTGTACGCGTCTTCACAGGACAGGCCAAGGTCAAAAACTCAGCCAG TAAACAGGCTCTGATCTACAACTGTGTCGGTTGCGGGTCGTTCCACCTCCAAAGAATGGGCAGAAGAACAAGCAATGGAAAACA TATGAAGTATTCTGCAGCTACTGGACCCCCAGTCGGACCAGAATGCGAGCACTGTGGACAGAGACAtcag CTGGGTGGTCCGATCTGGGCAGAGCCCATCCATGACTTTTCATTCGTCCAGAAGGTTTTGTCTGCAGTGTCGGGAAACCCGTCTCGGTTCGGGACGTCCAAACGCATCGAGGGCATGCTCAGCATGGTGACCGAg GAGTTGGAGGATGTGCCTCTTTATTACACCGTGGACAGTCTGAGCAGCACGATACACTGTAATACTCCCCCGCTGCTGCAGTTTag GTCTGCTCTTCTCCATGCTGGTCACAGAGTTTCCCTCTCGCACGCCTGTAAGAACGCCATCAAGACAGATGCTCCTCCCGCAGCCATCTGGGACATCATGCGCTGCTGG GAGAAGGCCAACCctgtgaagagagagaagctgtcAGAAACGAGCCCCGCCTTCAAGATCCTGTCCACAGAGCCCAG ccaagAGGCCTGTTTCACTGTAAGGGAGGACGCAAACCCTCAGTCCCGTAAACGCCACCTGACCCGCTTCCAGGAGAACCCGCAGGCCTTCTGGGGACCCAAAGCTCGCGCCAAGTCTGG aGGTGGTATCTCCGGCGACCTGCAGGACAAGAGGAAGAAGTGCCAGAACAAGAGGAAGAACCAGATCACAGACTCTTCACAGCTAAAAAACTACCCCTGCAAGAAATTCAAACAG GGCACATGCACCCACGGAGACAAATGCTGCTACTCACATGACCTGAATCAGACAAGTGAAGAGAAAATGGAATGA